One Lasioglossum baleicum unplaced genomic scaffold, iyLasBale1 scaffold0022, whole genome shotgun sequence DNA window includes the following coding sequences:
- the LOC143219306 gene encoding uncharacterized protein LOC143219306 yields MTSKSATIDTFDSVFYRQQHECEYLTKFLTNLKKKGENNFTVLYLEQRMALLQETWANIKQQDGFLNACSQDDKDKWEHPYFKEATMDSATETYDDTWMYISTHLANLRPRLNAPLVENTTVPNSNKPVSQVNSVKLPKVDLPKFDGDYTKWKPFEARFNSGIIKNVTLSDDVRLQYLFSCLSGKALSAVEHLDVTENNFQIAWDRLKDTYDNERVIVGSLLKQLHSFSTIRSDSLESMQQFTLKFRNTLEALKKLGRGSAEDHLVYLLTSKFDSELNKDWYKLLGKTRVYPSYDTVEEFLVTKATAVELAGESPSKCENIGKTTGQARVKTSTHVVEETKAQFIPCVFCTAPHTIRDCTAFRKLNPRARFDFLKPRRVCINCLNQNHTVSLCKSTNVCRECGGKHHTLLHRGDKGSNGNNVRAVSNSASQINSNSARAPFVNNRSSPVKSDGTTDQSPGETSKNVALHSSDTVPNDGKTVLLATAIVKVYAPDGRTRLARALLDQGSQSSFVTMNLVQDLRLQKSRTPVSVTGLGGNNVNSIDYSSHIRIGHTDGDKPIAATRAYIVRNISQYAPPRINVEKYHEFKHLTLADQDPTSNHRIDMLIGAELFGQILKPGLRRTRNAGPITQNTVFGWILSGQASDANQNSPTILAHHTSINDDPLEKALCRFWESEAIPSCSLVTQEEKQCENHFTDTYSRDDTGRFIVRLPFNKPKPSDFLGDTLRGAVSALTRLTNKLQNDINVKSEYTEFLREYESLGHMSRLGTVDRNCTYIPHRAVIRNESKTTKLRVVFNATNKSSSGYSLNDLLHVGPKLQLDITSILLNWRIHEYVMVADIEKMFRQILVHPADRHFQCILWMNEITDELEAYELNTITYGTACAPYLSMRVIRELNTLDGADYPLASPVLSNQVYVDDVFFGSPDKKLLEQTRVQLCTLLACGGFNLRKWAGNNPETLYNIPECEHSHAIDLRIFNESELKVLGIRWIPSEDAFYFSLQQFIPRTDRMTKRELLTEIAKLFDPLGWLSPLVVRAKILMQQQWLEQLGWDDQVSESTQDSWNAFCIDWRALNAMRIPRWIRYGPDCISLQLHGFSDASRAAFSCAIYARVTRISGVTYTTLLAAKTRVAPIKTLSIPILELNGAVMLSELMLHVKTALSAPAEQTFCWTDSTIVIAWLRKHPSTWKITVANRTSKIHTNLPQANWRHVPTSDNPADLNSRGVNADDLLSSQFWIEGPSWLRDSEEHWPVQRIVDTNEEYRSSASHVTTNVVTWDVFSRISRWTTLVRVIAHCKRFINIVRSKAESARSSLTASELKDAERSIFRYIQNQFFAAEISMLSEGKSVNKHSPLPPLNPFIDTEGILRVGGRLQNSFLAWDTKHPIVLPKHIVSDLIITFTHRISLHGGTQITIHTVRQRFWILGIRNTTRRIIHKCVQCARWRAKTATQLMQNLVPSRCRPSRPFENVGVDYAGPYQVREAVGRGRRAHKTYIAVFICFATHAVHVELVHSYSTEGFLATFDRFIARRGIPSTVTSDNGTNFVGAARELARDFSEACQSPELRDRCAELNINWSFYPPGAPHHGGMQEAAVRSVKYHLRRIIGTFTPTAEEMETLLCKVEATLNSRPLTRIRDDADCLEILTPGHFLTGIPLDMRPTSSVVDIPISRLTRWRTLQKFQELLWKHWSREYLQELQTRYKWNTEKEQIRENDIVLVENPLLPPNRWELGRIVATYPGKDGNTRVVDVRTKTSTYRRPITRICKLPIDK; encoded by the coding sequence ATGACTTCCAAGTCAGCAACGATCGATACATTCGACAGCGTGTTTTATCGGCAACAACACGAGTGTGAATACTTAACGAAGTTCCTGACGAATTTAAAGAAAAAGGGAGAGAATAACTTTACGGTCCTGTACCTGGAGCAGCGGATGGCTCTACTACAAGAGACTTGGGCAAATATCAAGCAGCAAGATGGTTTCTTGAACGCCTGTTCACAAGACGATAAGGATAAATGGGAACATCCTTACTTCAAAGAAGCGACGATGGACAGTGCCACAGAGACGTATGACGACACTTGGATGTACATCAGCACTCATCTGGCAAATTTACGTCCGCGACTTAATGCGCCACTAGTAGAAAATACCACGGTTCCAAATTCAAACAAGCCGGTGAGTCAAgtgaattctgtcaaattgcCGAAAGTGGATTTGCCGAAATTCGACGGCGATTACACCAAGTGGAAACCGTTCGAGGCGCGATTTAACTCCGGTATCATAAAAAATGTAACGTTAAGCGATGATGTTCGCCTGCAATATTTATTTAGTTGCCTGTCCGGAAAAGCACTATCCGCGGTCGAACATTTAGATGTTAccgaaaataattttcaaatcgCGTGGGACAGATTAAAGGATACGTACGACAATGAACGTGTTATAGTAGGTTCTCTGCTCAAACAGCTTCATTCGTTTTCTACAATACGAAGCGACAGTTTAGAGTCAATGCAACAATTTACGTTGAAGTTTCGCAATACTCTAGAAGCGTTAAAGAAATTGGGTCGCGGAAGCGCTGAGGATCATTTAGTTTATTTACTAACCAGTAAATTCGACTCCGAATTAAACAAAGACTGGTATAAACTTCTCGGCAAAACGAGAGTGTATCCATCGTACGATACGGTCGAAGAATTCCTAGTAACGAAAGCGACGGCCGTCGAGTTAGCGGGCGAATCTCCATCCAAGTGCGAGAATATCGGAAAAACTACCGGTCAAGCGCGCGTGAAGACTAGCACGCATGTCGTGGAAGAAACGAAAGCTCAATTCATACCGTGCGTTTTTTGTACCGCGCCACATACGATTCGCGATTGCACGGCGTTCCGTAAACTCAACCCACGCGCTCGGTTCGATTTCTTGAAACCGCGTCGCGTATGTATTAATTGTTTGAATCAAAATCACACCGTGTCACTATGTAAAAGTACAAACGTATGTCGAGAATGCGGAGGGAAGCATCATACGCTCCTCCACCGAGGAGATAAAGGAAGCAACGGTAATAACGTACGCGCCGTCTCTAATAGTGCATCTCAGATCAATTCGAACTCTGCGAGAGCTCCATTCGTTAATAACCGGTCATCACCTGTCAAGTCTGACGGCACAACCGACCAGTCTCCCGGCGAGACGTCTAAAAATGTCGCGCTGCATTCTTCTGACACAGTTCCAAACGACGGCAAAACTGTCCTTCTCGCGACAGCTATAGTAAAAGTGTACGCACCCGACGGACGTACCAGGCTAGCACGTGCGTTACTTGACCAAGGGTCTCAATCGTCGTTCGTCACGATGAACCTGGTTCAAGATCTTCGATTACAAAAATCGCGAACCCCAGTGTCGGTAACGGGGCTCGGTGGCAACAATGTCAATAGCATCGATTATAGTTCACATATTAGAATAGGTCACACCGACGGAGATAAGCCGATAGCGGCAACACGCGCATATATTGTACGAAACATATCACAATACGCACCGCCGCGGATCAATGTCGAGAAATACCACGAATTCAAACATTTAACGCTCGCGGATCAAGATCCCACGTCGAATCACCGCATCGATATGTTAATCGGCGCTGAACTTTTCGGCCAGATTCTCAAACCGGGACTTCGACGGACTCGAAATGCGGGGCCAATAACGCAGAATACCGTGTTCGGGTGGATTCTGTCCGGTCAAGCATCCGATGCTAACCAGAACAGTCCAACAATTCTTGCTCATCATACGAGCATCAACGACGACCCGCTTGAGAAAGCACTGTGCAGGTTTTGGGAAAGCGAAGCGATTCCGTCGTGTTCGCTCGTCACTCAAGAGGAGAAACAATGCGAAAACCATTTCACCGATACGTACAGTCGCGACGATACCGGTCGTTTTATCGTGCGATTACCGTTTAACAAGCCGAAGCCAAGTGACTTCTTAGGCGATACACTTCGGGGAGCGGTTTCGGCCTTGACGCGATTAACCAACAAACTGCAAAACGATATTAATGTTAAAAGCGAATATACCGAATTCCTACGGGAATATGAGTCCCTCGGACACATGTCGCGACTCGGAACCGTCGATCGAAATTGTACGTACATACCGCATAGGGCCGTTATACGTAATGAAAGTAAAACCACTAAACTCCGAGTCGTTTTCAACGCGACAAACAAGAGTTCTAGCGGATACTCATTGAATGACTTATTACATGTCGGGCCTAAGTTGCAGCTTGACATAACGAGTATATTATTAAATTGGCGCATACATGAATACGTGATGGTCGCCGACATAGAAAAAATGTTCCGCCAAATTCTTGTCCATCCAGCCGATCGTCATTTCCAATGTATATTATGGATGAACGAAATTACAGACGAGTTGGAAGCGTACGAATTAAATACTATAACATACGGAACAGCGTGCGCACCGTATTTGTCAATGCGTGTAATCCGCGAGCTAAATACTCTCGACGGTGCCGATTATCCCCTCGCGTCGCCGGTTCTAAGCAATCAGGTATACGTCGACGATGTTTTTTTTGGATCGCctgataaaaaattgttagaacAAACTCGTGTTCAACTATGCACGTTATTAGCTTGTGGGGGATTCAATTTGAGGAAATGGGCCGGAAACAATCCCGAAACGCTGTACAATATTCCCGAATGTGAGCATTCACACGCCATTGATTTGCGTATTTTTAATGAATCCGAATTAAAAGTATTAGGAATTCGTTGGATACCGTCAGAAGACGCCTTCTACTTTAGTTTACAACAATTCATCCCACGAACGGACCGAATGACTAAACGAGAGTTATTGACGGAGATTGCGAAACTGTTCGACCCCCTCGGATGGTTATCCCCTCTAGTTGTACGGGCAAAAATTCTCATGCAACAACAATGGCTTGAGCAACTAGGCTGGGATGATCAGGTCTCAGAATCCACGCAGGACTCCTGGAATGCATTTTGTATTGATTGGCGTGCGCTGAACGCGATGAGAATCCCGCGATGGATCCGTTATGGACCCGATTGTATATCGTTGCAATTACACGGTTTTAGCGATGCCTCACGTGCTGCGTTTTCCTGCGCCATATACGCTAGAGTCACGAGGATTAGCGGTGTCACGTATACTACATTATTGGCGGCAAAAACACGCGTTGCGCCCATCAAGACGTTGTCCATACCGATCCTTGAACTGAACGGGGCGGTAATGCTCTCGGAATTAATGTTACACGTGAAAACTGCGCTCTCGGCCCCGGCAGAACAAACGTTTTGTTGGACTGATTCAACGATTGTAATCGCGTGGCTACGAAAGCACCCGTCTACATGGAAAATCACCGTAGCGAATAGAACTtcaaaaattcatactaacctACCGCAGGCGAATTGGCGACACGTTCCGACTAGCGATAACCCCGCGGATTTGAATTCTCGAGGCGTGAATGCGGATGACTTACTTTCCTCACAATTTTGGATCGAGGGACCGTCATGGCTTCGCGATAGCGAAGAACATTGGCCAGTGCAAAGAATCGTTGACACAAACGAAGAATATAGGTCGAGCGCGTCTCACGTGACAACAAATGTCGTCACTTGGGATGTATTTTCGAGAATCTCACGATGGACCACACTAGTCCGGGTAATCGCACACTGCAAACGGTTTATAAACATAGTACGTTCGAAAGCCGAGTCAGCGCGTTCTTCTCTTACCGCGTCAGAATTAAAAGACGCGGAACGATCTATATTCCGCTATATTCAGAATCAATTTTTCGCGGCGGAAATTAGTATGCTCTCAGAGGGTAAGTCCGTCAACAAACACTCTCCCCTCCCACCGCTCAACCCTTTCATCGACACAGAAGGGATTCTGCGAGTGGGCGGTAGGCTTCAAAACTCTTTTCTCGCGTGGGATACGAAACATCCCATAGTATTACCGAAACATATCGTATCCGATCTAATAATCACTTTTACGCATCGCATATCGTTGCATGGCGGTACGCAGATCACGATCCATACCGTACGCCAACGATTCTGGATACTTGGAATTCGGAACACCACGCGCAGAATTATACATAAATGCGTTCAATGCGCGCGATGGCGAGCGAAAACGGCGACTCAACTGATGCAGAATCTGGTACCTTCCCGATGTCGACCATCgcgacctttcgagaacgtcggCGTGGACTACGCGGGACCATACCAAGTTCGAGAAGCAGTGGGTCGAGGGAGACGAGCTCACAAAACGTATATCGCGGTCTTCATTTGCTTCGCGACCCATGCGGTACACGTTGAACTCGTCCATTCTTATTCGACAGAGGGATTTCTGGCAACCTTCGACAGATTTATTGCTCGTCGCGGGATTCCATCTACGGTCACCAGCGACAACGGGACGAATTTCGTTGGGGCTGCTCGAGAGCTCGCGCGCGATTTTAGCGAGGCTTGTCAATCTCCGGAATTACGTGACCGTTGCGCGGAGCTAAATATCAACTGGTCCTTTTATCCACCGGGCGCACCGCATCACGGAGGGATGCAGGAAGCAGCCGTTCGTTCCGTCAAATATCACCTTCGTCGGATAATAGGCACTTTCACACCTACCGCCGAGGAGATGGAGACGTTGCTGTGCAAGGTCGAGGCAACGCTAAATTCTCGGCCACTCACACGGATTCGAGACGATGCTGACTGTCTCGAAATACTGACTCCCGGACACTTCTTAACGGGTATTCCATTAGACATGCGACCAACTTCGTCAGTCGTGGACATACCGATATCGCGTCTTACTCGCTGGCGAACGTTGCAAAAATTCCAGGAACTACTCTGGAAGCATTGGTCTCGCGAATACTTGCAGGAACTGCAAACCCGATACAAGTGGAATACGGAGAAAGAGCAGATAAGGGAGAACGACATTGTACTCGTCGAGAATCCCTTGCTACCGCCTAATCGGTGGGAATTAGGACGAATCGTCGCAACCTATCCCGGGAAGGACGGGAACACTCGAGTGGTGGACGTGCGGACGAAGACATCGACATACCGACGGCCCATCACCCGTATTTGTAAACTACCAATCGACAAATGA